cctgtatgactgactttcttatgtggaacacaaaaggagatcttaaGCAGAATGTGATGGACGGACCGTTTCAGTCCCCAATTATTGCTGATTTTTCCAAACCATAAAAGTGAATATAGAACGAGGTTGTCATTCAGTCCAACTTCTCATTGTTTGTTTCATGGAAGAATGTCATTGGAGTTTGGAAAGACATAagtacatttgtggcataatgctgattacaacAATAAATTATTTCGAATTGCCCcttttttaataaaagcacaaatctgggttacagtgaggcacttacaatggaagtgaatggggcccatttgtggagggtttaaatgcagaaatgtgtttaaaattttattaaaacacttgcattattcttttcttttaatACTTGTGTATTCTTTCAGCTGAaaagttgtttacattgttttatgGTCCTTTTTGGGTCTGCGTCATCTTGGCAATgaggttgtaaaattggatataactctaaacaaaaaaaaaaagtttagtatGCAATTGTATCACTATTATTGTGTTCACACACATCTTGTTCACATCTCCTGGCTATAtgtttgaaactgagtatttcaTGTTTACGAATGGGTccttttacttccattgtaagtgccacaatgTAACCCTGACTGTCACAAAGTCGtcgaaattttttttaatttttaaaattatttaattattacatcAACATTAtcgcacaaatgctgtcgaatgagtttaacttgaattgaacaaggaatattcctttaaccatatATCTTGGTGTGAAATGTGTCACTGGCCCTTTAAACCGGTGCGGAAGTGCCTTGCTGTCATTCTTCTGAACGTCATGCACTGTCATCAGCAAACGAACGAATCGCTTGCATAAGGTGCAGTCCGGTCAAATTGCCGCAACTAGTGATTTCCAGTTCTGTCATTATCCGTCTTCTGACCTAAGCTTAGCTGATCTCCGTGAAGTCCGCAGGCCAAACGTCGATAGGTGAAGATCAAATGTTATTTTAGGACAGGCCAAGGACAAGAAGAGTGCTGTCAGGACGAGAATAATTTAAATGGCTGCATCTAAATGTACACGACTCACCGGTGCCTTGACCGGACAGTTACTGGACTCCGTGGACAATGTGTTGTTCGACTGTGACGGCGTGATATGGAGAGGGGATCAGGCCATTCCTAGAGCCCCGGAGGTCATAAACTCATTGAAGAAACATGGTGGGAAGCGGGTGTTTTTCGTCACGAACAACAGCACTAAAACACGTCAAATGTACGCCGATAAGTTAGGCAAGCTCGGTTTCAACTCCACCAAGGACGAGGTGTTCGGTACGGCTTACTGCTCAGCAATGTACCTCAAAAACGTATGCAAAGTCGAAGGGAAAGTCTATCTAATTGGGAGCAATGCAATGAGGCAAGAACTTGAGACGGTGGGGATCCGGTCAGTTGGTGTGGGCCCTGATCCCGTCTCAGGGGTCCAGATTGACTGGGCGAATGTCCCTCTAGATCAGGAGGTCCAAGCTGTGCTAGTTGGGTTTGACGAGCATTTCAGTTACATGAAGTTAAACAGGGCTCTGCAGTACCTGTGTGATCCTCACTGTCAGTTCGTGGGGACCAACACAGACACGAGGCTGCCTCTGGAGGGTGGCAAAGCGGTCCCGGGTGAGTAGATACGAATAAACGACTTCAACTATATGAATTACTATTGAAATGATTGGCAAAATGACCTCATCTCAATCACAGTGTCTTCTGTTTGCTTCGATTACAGGAACAGGATGCCTGCTAAAGGCGGTGGAGACGGCAGCACAGCGTCAAGCTCAAGTGGTGGGAAAGCCCAGCAACTTCATGTTCGAGTGTGTGGCCAGTAAGTTTGGTCTAGACCCAGAGAGGTGTCTAATGGTAGGCGATAGGCTGGATACTGACATTATGCTAGGCTCGAACTGTGGCCTGAAGACCCTGCTGACACTTACGGGAGTTTCAACTGTTGCGGATGCAGAGGCAAACCAGAAGAGCGGATGCCCACATCGTCAGCGAATGGTGCCTGACTATTATATAGACAGCATTGGTGATATTTTACCTGAACTACTGGCATAGACGTCATTGTTTACTCTAGCCACTTCAGAAGAGAATATTTAAGTATCGTATGGAACAAAATAACCTATTTTAATATTACAGTTGAGAATTATATTTAActattagttattttttttttacaaattgatGCTATTTACTCATTCTAATCTATTTGCTTTCCGTAATCATCATGACTCCATacactcaataaataaataaatatatattagcctatttttaagatttacacatttcaatttcattacaaaattcctTCAAATTGAATTGCGTAATCTTTTAACAAAATTAATCGAATAATACTTACATTGATTGAAGTTTTTAAATAGTTAAAGATtatgcaattacattttatgggatattgttatgaaattgaaacggGAAAGTCTTAGGATaagctattttgtgtgtgtgtgtgtgtgtgtatattatcgTTACAATGTTATCAAGGCATTATTTCAAACAGGCCTACCTCTTTTTGAATATCCCacagaaatagttttttttttattattatttaatttagttaaagggcaatatagatatatagacattttatttttcagtgttgtttttaatttgtctaaaaaaacaacaatttgtgAACCTTGTTGTCATGAGTACAAAGATTATATGAGCAACATTTGTGTGCATTTCAATTTTGGTCATGCGTAGTAATATTAATGTATTCAAATATGTCTGATCACTAACTCTCAGGTATAGAACACAATTGTGTCCATGCAACTGCCCCTTAAAAGTGCACTGTTTGTTTATCTGAAGATATTCTGTTCTGTTAAGTCACTGTGCTTGTAACATGATAAACGAGTGAACATTTGCAATTATTATATTTTGCACTTTGCAACTTTGTTTTCACTGTCCTGCTCATCAGTCTGTTAGGATTTTAGTTCTAATCATGGTTTGAACAAAGGATCTCATACGTGACTGATCAAATAAATCTGTATTTTTAATGAATTGTGTACTTTTTATCCTTTAATGTGCTTAATAGAAAACTAGATTGCACctaatttttgtaattaaatttatttaaagcgacagttcaccccaaaaatgaaaataaagagggtcattatttattcaccctcacgttgttccaaactagGAAGTTGCACATAGAGCCGACATTCAGTTAAATGCTTGACGGGCCactattcaaataccaaaataaCCATTTGGTTATTTTACATGTGCAATAGAGGTATTTAACCCGAACTCAACAAATTCCTAACCAAGCGTCAGGTTTTCAATCCATGTTTGGGTCCCTTTTTCAAGTATAGggcgagttaggggctgttcaaagatgcagtgttttctaTATACTGTTAACCCGCTGGACAGACAGTTTTGACTGCTGCATTGAATCTCACAGTTTTTTCTTTCATGTGCCTGTTTCCGCATTAAACATTattccaggtttttttttttttttcaccaagcaaagtttcagcactcaATAAATGGTGAGAcggtgttttttttccttttgctcTTGTTGTGCATATTTCAGCCTTCATAAATTTTCATAATatgaaaaagatgtaatgaaagcaaatggtgactgagactatcaGTCCCTTAAATTCTTCAAACATCTTTTGTATTACACAGCTGAAAGTCTTAatagtttaaaacaacatgagggtgagtaaatgattaaatatttcacatttttggggtaaactatatCTTTAAAGTCACCTTGGTCCATCAGCAGCCTCAAGACAAGGGCAGTTGATGCCTTAAAACTGGCTGTGTGATGAAAAGACCTGTTCACAGCACAGATCTACCTATCCTTTTTGTCTATTGTCTGGTAAGGGGTTGGACTACTTTGTGTGAGGCAAGAGGTGGAGGGGTGTGGGGGCAGACGATGGCAGAGAGAAGTTACACAGCTACACTGCAGACACTCTTTGTCAGTTTCAGTCATGAACATTGCCTTATACAGAAAAGAGTAAGACAGGCACTGTGAGGAGAAGCACAAAAGGGCAGAATGGTGACGTGCTGGAAGCATTCAGAAGCCAGTCTGGAGGACCCACGTTGCATGGTGAGCTTGGATGTGATTTGATTTATTTGCTTGAATTCCAATGTACCATTAGTATTATACATaatacagacaaacacaaataTGCCAGTCTGTGTTTTACTTACCTCTGTTTTATGAAAGTGCATTTGGAATGTGAGCAACACTACTATTGAATGTACAAACcataaataaatgtgaaacaaCTCTAAACGTACTTGCAAACAGATGATTTTGTATTTGGAATGTTCCTCCTGTGGATTCTTCCTAGCACTGTGGTCCCGTAAACTCTTCAAGGATTCCTCACAAACTAATCTGGGGGGGACTTGCTGCCACACTGCTCATTGTTATCGTTGCCCTCTGTGTGACTGCACATCTAGGGCTACAGCCTACTTACCTACAAGTAAGTAAGGCATTTCAAAGTGTCAGCACATTTTCACaattgttttcatgcattatcaAACTTTTGTCAGTTTTATAGTGTCCATTACAAAAGATATCAGACAGTGAACCATTTCCACAAAGTCTTCACTGCAGGTTGTAAGAATTCCAGATGACACAAGTGGCTTTATCAATCAGTCTGCACTGATTGACAAGCACAACAACATAGTGACCTACTCTGTGACTTCCCATGTCAACCACACCTCCACAGTGATGTTTGACATGAGACATGTAAGGCCTTTTTTCTTTCACCTGTAGTGGAACTCCAAGGATTATGCCAAAGCTCAGTTACATTTCCCTATTTCTC
This window of the Xyrauchen texanus isolate HMW12.3.18 chromosome 40, RBS_HiC_50CHRs, whole genome shotgun sequence genome carries:
- the pgp gene encoding glycerol-3-phosphate phosphatase, translating into MAASKCTRLTGALTGQLLDSVDNVLFDCDGVIWRGDQAIPRAPEVINSLKKHGGKRVFFVTNNSTKTRQMYADKLGKLGFNSTKDEVFGTAYCSAMYLKNVCKVEGKVYLIGSNAMRQELETVGIRSVGVGPDPVSGVQIDWANVPLDQEVQAVLVGFDEHFSYMKLNRALQYLCDPHCQFVGTNTDTRLPLEGGKAVPGTGCLLKAVETAAQRQAQVVGKPSNFMFECVASKFGLDPERCLMVGDRLDTDIMLGSNCGLKTLLTLTGVSTVADAEANQKSGCPHRQRMVPDYYIDSIGDILPELLA